The following DNA comes from Longimicrobium sp..
AGCGCTCCGCCGCGGCGCCAATCGACGCGGTTCTGCAGGCGTTCCAGGCCGTAGCGCACCATCAGCAGGCCGAAGAAGAGGAGTGTGAAGGCGAGGAACGACACCAGGAGCGTCTGCACGATCTCGGGGGCGGCGCGCGGGCCCTCGGGGCGCAGGATCACGGCCTCGGGATGCTGCGAGCGGAACCAGGTGACGCTCAGGTGGATCAGCGGGATGTCCACCGCGCCCACGATCCCCAGGATGGCGGCGAAGCGCTTGCCGCGCTCCGGCGAGTCGGCGGCGCCGCGCAGGATGAAGTAGCCCACGTAGATGAACCAGAGCAGGAGCGTGAGCGTCAGGCGCGGCTCCCACACCCACCACGCGCCCCAGGCGATCCTCCCCCACAGCGGCCCCGTCACCAGCACGATGGTGGTGAAGAGGAGCCCGAGCTCCGCGGCCGACACCGAGATGGCGTCCAGCCGCTCGTCGCGCAGCCAGAGATAGCCGAGCGAGCAGAGGGCCACGATCCCGAACGCCAGGAACGCCACCCAGGCCGAGGGAACGTGCACGTAGAAGATGCGCTGTACGATGCCCATCGTCGACTCGGTGGGGACGTAAAAGAACACCATGTACAGCGAGGCGGTCAGCGCGAGCGCGGCGAGCGCGTTCAGGATGATCGCCCAGCGGCGGGTGCCCGCGAGCGAGTTGTCATCGGTCGTCATCACTCCTCCAGCACGGCGCCGAAAAGGGCCGTGCACACGAACAGGAAAACGAGATCGAACGCCGCCAGCATGCGCAGCTGCGACGAGATCTCGGCGACGGCCCGCCCCGCCAGCAGCCGCTGCGTGGCGGACGCGGCAAAGATCACCACCGGGATCAGGAGCGGCAGCATCAGGATGGGAAGGAGCGTCTCCCCCAGCCGCGTGTGCGCCGCGATGGCACCGAAGAGCGTGCCCAGGGCGATGAAGCCCAGCGTGGCGAGCACCACCACCGCCACCAGCGCCGGGAGCGACCGGCCGTACGGCAGCCCGAAGAAGAGCCCGTACACGGGA
Coding sequences within:
- the ccsA gene encoding cytochrome c biogenesis protein CcsA — its product is MTTDDNSLAGTRRWAIILNALAALALTASLYMVFFYVPTESTMGIVQRIFYVHVPSAWVAFLAFGIVALCSLGYLWLRDERLDAISVSAAELGLLFTTIVLVTGPLWGRIAWGAWWVWEPRLTLTLLLWFIYVGYFILRGAADSPERGKRFAAILGIVGAVDIPLIHLSVTWFRSQHPEAVILRPEGPRAAPEIVQTLLVSFLAFTLLFFGLLMVRYGLERLQNRVDWRRGGALA